From the genome of Paenibacillus sp., one region includes:
- a CDS encoding ABC transporter permease — MLLPGYLWVTLFCIVPMFGIAIAFQDFNPAKGVLGSEFVGLKTFEYMFVLEDTVNIFLNTLFIAVLKIVGHLIVPLVFALMLNEVRHMLFKRTVQTIVYLPHFLSWVILGGIVLDIFSYDGPVNQLLAAFGLQKPILFFAKAEWFPFFVAGSDVWKDFGFNTIVYLAALTGINPALYEAAGIDGANRFRALWHITLPGIRTTAVLLAVLSLGQILNAGFDQVFNMYNPLVYSTGDIIDTWVYRVGLLDLQYELATAVGLLKSVVGFIMIIISYALAYKFTNYRIF, encoded by the coding sequence ATGTTGCTGCCGGGATACCTCTGGGTGACCCTGTTTTGCATCGTGCCGATGTTCGGCATCGCCATCGCCTTCCAAGACTTCAATCCCGCGAAGGGAGTACTCGGCTCCGAATTTGTCGGACTGAAGACGTTCGAATACATGTTTGTCCTTGAGGACACCGTAAACATTTTTTTGAACACGCTGTTTATTGCGGTGCTGAAGATCGTCGGACATTTGATCGTCCCGCTCGTGTTCGCACTCATGCTCAATGAGGTCAGGCATATGCTGTTCAAGCGCACGGTACAGACCATCGTGTACCTGCCGCATTTTCTATCGTGGGTCATTCTAGGCGGGATCGTGTTGGATATTTTCTCGTATGACGGACCCGTTAATCAGCTCCTGGCCGCGTTCGGCCTGCAGAAGCCGATCTTGTTCTTCGCGAAGGCGGAATGGTTTCCGTTCTTCGTAGCGGGCAGCGACGTGTGGAAGGACTTCGGATTCAACACGATTGTCTACTTGGCTGCCTTAACGGGCATCAACCCCGCCTTGTACGAGGCTGCGGGCATCGACGGGGCGAACCGCTTCCGGGCGCTGTGGCATATTACTTTACCCGGCATTCGGACGACGGCGGTGCTGCTGGCCGTGCTCAGTCTCGGTCAAATCTTAAACGCGGGCTTCGACCAAGTGTTTAACATGTACAATCCTTTGGTGTACTCCACGGGGGACATCATCGATACATGGGTGTACCGGGTCGGACTCTTGGACCTGCAGTATGAGTTAGCTACCGCCGTAGGTCTTCTGAAGTCCGTCGTAGGTTTTATCATGATCATCATTTCTTACGCTTTGGCTTATAAGTTCACCAATTATCGCATCTTCTAG
- a CDS encoding carbohydrate ABC transporter permease, with protein sequence MIRSTTFGSRMFDIALLAALSLITLSCILPIWYTLALSFSSKSAAAAGMVWLWPVDFNVNSYRQLLEDSQFFRSFWTSIQRVALGGALNFIVVAMTAYPLSKSSREFRQRNVLMWILVFTMLFHGGLVPLYLTVKALGLINSIWSLILVAGAHGLVFNIILTVNFFRNLPSELEEAALVDGAGPWRMLFQVFIPLSVPVLATVTLFSLVMHWNEFLYGLIFMTREEFYPLQTYIQQMVIVFDPNIMDEEQLKMLAELSNRTLNAAKIFIAMIPVLLVYPFLQRYFIHGITLGSVKE encoded by the coding sequence GTGATTCGAAGCACGACGTTCGGTTCAAGAATGTTCGACATCGCATTGCTTGCGGCGCTCAGTCTCATCACGCTCTCTTGCATTCTTCCGATTTGGTATACGCTGGCGCTGTCGTTCAGCTCCAAATCGGCGGCGGCTGCCGGGATGGTATGGCTCTGGCCGGTCGACTTCAATGTCAATTCGTATCGCCAGCTGCTGGAAGACAGTCAATTCTTCCGCTCGTTCTGGACGTCCATCCAACGCGTCGCCCTCGGGGGAGCGCTGAACTTTATCGTCGTGGCGATGACGGCGTACCCGCTGTCGAAGAGCTCGAGGGAATTTAGGCAAAGAAACGTGCTGATGTGGATCTTGGTATTCACGATGCTGTTTCACGGCGGGTTGGTTCCCTTGTATTTAACCGTGAAGGCGTTAGGTCTCATTAACAGCATCTGGTCGCTGATCCTGGTAGCCGGCGCGCATGGGTTGGTGTTCAACATTATCCTGACGGTGAATTTCTTCCGGAATTTGCCGAGCGAGCTGGAAGAGGCCGCATTGGTCGACGGCGCGGGCCCGTGGCGGATGCTGTTCCAGGTGTTCATCCCGCTCTCGGTGCCGGTGCTCGCGACTGTCACCCTATTTAGCCTCGTGATGCATTGGAACGAGTTTCTGTATGGGTTAATTTTCATGACCCGGGAGGAATTTTATCCGCTGCAAACGTACATTCAGCAGATGGTTATCGTCTTCGATCCGAACATCATGGACGAGGAGCAGCTGAAGATGCTGGCGGAGCTGTCGAACCGGACGCTCAACGCGGCGAAAATTTTCATCGCGATGATCCCGGTACTGCTCGTGTACCCATTCCTCCAGCGGTATTTCATTCATGGGATTACGCTGGGTTCAGTAAAAGAATAA
- a CDS encoding alpha-amylase family protein has product MPWWSNNRLRLIQNNLRESDANLDVDALIKQLKELHANVLMINAGGIVAFYPTKLEYQYRAAGQQKDLVREALDKAHAEGMKVIVRFDFSKAHESIFEKKPEWFYRTKEGREVNYHGIVHSCISSYYQQEYSLKIIDEVLTNYDVDGIFFNWFGYNTRDYSGNDHGICHCEACKTKFRERFGLELPEQENRDDPAFLKHLIYREETAAMMLDRVHALVKSKNRDIAISTYSDHKVDIIRAESNTDKARPHPVWLYSASENVKAVEDSWDDKLISNCVINAVDLVHRFNAVSKHEINIRLKEALASGSGLDFCIIGVFEDYPDRENLPIVADIFAYHEKHQEYYGNFTSVSEIALVKPRRTQSADSKEYAGLFKMLKEEHVLFDVVQQKTLPGRAERLSRYKTILIPDIAEFSAEELEALESYSAQGGCLIATGRSFTSGEPNRSFLQRTFGVQAEEAGTFRRQAAYLYVGDKETFRRFPERDWLLLDGHFGRVRFGAACRTHLPLVEPSTFGPPERAFGHRISDDVFGLGVHSDDRRTSVYMPWQPGQLYYKHGYDDNKRLLLDVLDRFVQLESPVIIEAPQTVELFFNRLDDETYILHLLNLSGFNGVSYFEPTPIHNVRVRLPRVERCKQLISLVDDATPVVAGDTDGVTLTLPVLRDFAAVVLKV; this is encoded by the coding sequence ATGCCATGGTGGTCGAACAATCGGCTGCGCTTGATTCAGAACAACCTGCGGGAGAGTGACGCGAACCTCGATGTCGACGCGTTGATCAAGCAGTTGAAGGAGCTGCACGCTAACGTGCTTATGATCAACGCGGGCGGGATCGTAGCGTTCTACCCGACCAAATTGGAATACCAGTACCGGGCCGCCGGCCAGCAGAAGGACCTGGTGCGGGAGGCGCTCGACAAGGCGCATGCCGAGGGTATGAAGGTCATCGTACGATTCGATTTCAGCAAAGCGCACGAGAGCATTTTTGAGAAGAAGCCCGAATGGTTTTACCGAACGAAGGAAGGCCGGGAGGTCAATTACCATGGCATCGTGCATTCCTGTATCAGCAGCTATTACCAACAGGAATACTCGTTGAAGATTATCGACGAGGTGCTCACGAATTACGACGTGGATGGGATCTTCTTCAACTGGTTCGGCTACAACACCCGAGACTACAGCGGCAACGACCATGGGATTTGCCATTGCGAAGCCTGCAAGACGAAGTTTCGGGAGCGGTTCGGGCTGGAGCTGCCGGAACAGGAGAATCGAGATGACCCTGCGTTCCTGAAGCATCTGATCTACCGCGAGGAAACCGCGGCCATGATGCTGGATCGCGTCCATGCGCTGGTGAAGAGCAAGAACCGGGACATCGCCATTTCGACCTACAGCGATCACAAGGTGGATATTATTCGAGCCGAATCGAACACGGACAAGGCGCGTCCTCATCCGGTGTGGCTGTATTCGGCGTCCGAGAACGTGAAGGCGGTCGAGGATTCCTGGGACGATAAGCTGATCAGCAACTGCGTCATTAACGCCGTGGATTTGGTTCACCGGTTTAACGCCGTATCAAAGCACGAAATCAATATCCGGTTGAAGGAAGCGCTGGCCAGCGGATCGGGGTTGGACTTCTGCATTATCGGCGTGTTCGAGGATTATCCCGACCGGGAAAACTTGCCTATCGTTGCGGACATTTTCGCGTATCACGAGAAGCATCAGGAGTATTATGGAAATTTCACTTCCGTAAGCGAAATTGCGCTCGTTAAGCCGCGCAGGACGCAGTCGGCCGACTCGAAGGAATATGCCGGGTTGTTCAAGATGCTGAAGGAAGAGCATGTATTGTTCGATGTGGTTCAGCAGAAAACGCTGCCGGGCCGCGCGGAACGGCTATCCCGGTATAAGACGATCCTCATCCCGGATATCGCCGAGTTTTCGGCCGAAGAGCTCGAGGCGCTGGAGTCATACTCGGCGCAAGGAGGCTGCTTGATCGCGACGGGCCGCTCTTTCACGTCGGGCGAACCGAATCGCAGCTTCCTGCAGCGTACGTTCGGCGTGCAGGCGGAAGAGGCGGGGACGTTCCGGCGGCAAGCCGCATACTTGTACGTCGGGGACAAAGAGACGTTCCGGCGGTTCCCGGAGCGCGACTGGCTGCTGCTCGACGGCCACTTTGGCCGCGTCCGGTTCGGCGCCGCATGCCGCACCCACCTTCCGCTCGTGGAGCCGTCCACGTTCGGTCCGCCGGAGCGGGCGTTCGGGCATCGAATTTCGGACGACGTCTTCGGCCTGGGCGTCCATTCCGACGATCGGCGCACGTCCGTCTACATGCCGTGGCAGCCGGGGCAGCTGTATTACAAGCACGGCTACGACGACAATAAGCGGCTGCTGCTCGATGTGCTGGATCGATTCGTTCAGCTGGAATCCCCCGTCATCATCGAAGCGCCGCAAACCGTAGAACTGTTTTTTAACCGCTTGGACGACGAGACGTATATCCTGCACCTGCTGAACTTGTCCGGCTTCAACGGGGTGTCGTATTTCGAGCCGACGCCGATTCATAACGTTCGGGTTCGGCTGCCGCGCGTGGAGCGATGCAAGCAGCTGATATCTTTGGTCGACGACGCGACCCCGGTCGTCGCGGGCGACACCGACGGCGTGACGTTGACGCTGCCGGTGCTGCGGGACTTTGCCGCGGTCGTATTGAAGGTGTAA
- a CDS encoding D-2-hydroxyacid dehydrogenase produces the protein MVTTFTFLPEQVEAMRAKGVDVLQYNSEQALIDGEEYVDADIIIANHRTLQRDFLERCKRVRWVQVAHIGIERLPMDYLQERGVIVINARGGMGVPIAEDILCKMLMLSRKSASLMKHQFERAWTKASGIVNLSGKTVGIIGAGDVGTETAIRARAFGMRTIGINTDGRPSPDFDAIYKPEQLNEVLAQSDFHVLALPLTDRTVNLIDEEQFAAMRLSSFLINISRGALINEAALLDALRNRRIAGAALDVFVEEFKLGYLPKESPFWDLDNIIITPHCAGAGDGFAARFTKVFLTNLDHFLQGDVDRMVNVREFGKGY, from the coding sequence ATGGTCACTACGTTCACATTCCTGCCGGAGCAGGTGGAAGCAATGCGCGCCAAAGGCGTAGATGTGCTGCAGTACAACTCCGAGCAGGCGCTGATTGACGGGGAAGAATACGTCGACGCCGACATTATTATCGCCAACCATCGCACGCTCCAGCGGGATTTCTTAGAGCGATGCAAGCGGGTGCGTTGGGTGCAGGTCGCGCATATCGGTATTGAACGGCTGCCGATGGATTACTTGCAGGAGCGGGGCGTGATCGTCATTAACGCCCGGGGCGGTATGGGCGTACCGATTGCGGAAGACATCCTGTGCAAGATGCTGATGCTTTCCCGCAAGAGCGCCTCGCTCATGAAGCATCAATTCGAACGCGCGTGGACGAAGGCGAGCGGCATCGTGAACCTGAGCGGCAAGACCGTCGGCATCATCGGAGCGGGGGACGTCGGGACGGAAACAGCCATCCGGGCCAGAGCGTTCGGGATGCGAACGATCGGAATCAATACGGACGGGCGGCCGTCGCCCGATTTCGACGCGATCTATAAGCCGGAGCAGCTGAACGAGGTGCTGGCGCAAAGCGACTTCCATGTCCTTGCGCTGCCTTTAACGGACCGGACCGTCAACCTGATCGACGAAGAGCAATTCGCGGCAATGAGGCTGAGCTCCTTCCTCATCAACATCTCCAGAGGCGCGCTCATTAACGAGGCGGCGCTATTGGACGCGCTGCGGAACCGGAGGATCGCGGGCGCGGCGCTCGACGTATTCGTCGAGGAATTCAAGCTCGGGTATCTTCCGAAAGAGAGCCCGTTCTGGGATTTGGACAATATCATCATCACCCCGCATTGCGCGGGCGCCGGGGATGGATTCGCCGCGCGGTTTACGAAGGTGTTCTTGACGAATTTGGACCACTTCTTGCAGGGGGACGTCGATCGCATGGTCAACGTGCGGGAATTCGGCAAAGGGTATTAG
- a CDS encoding NAD(P)-binding domain-containing protein, whose amino-acid sequence MKVGFIGLGIMGKPMAKHILKAGYPLSVYNRSSAPVDELSALGARACGNPREVAEASDVVITMLPDTPDVRLVALGVEGIIEGIAPGGIVIDMSSINSNAAVEIAGKFAERGVSFLDAPVSGGEIGAVEGTLAIMVGGNESVFAACEPLLRSMGKTVTRVGGVGAGNTVKLMNQIMVAIHLAALSEAFAFGKKAGIDPNVAYQAIRGGLAASRVMDTKIANIEKERYEPGFRIKLHAKDLRNAMAVGEAAGAALPFAEQVLDLFAELAEQGFAEEDHSALHRLFR is encoded by the coding sequence TTGAAGGTCGGGTTTATCGGACTGGGCATCATGGGGAAGCCGATGGCGAAACACATTTTGAAGGCGGGATATCCCTTATCCGTTTACAATCGAAGCTCGGCGCCGGTGGACGAATTATCGGCGCTCGGCGCGCGCGCTTGCGGCAATCCGAGGGAGGTGGCCGAAGCGTCCGACGTCGTCATCACGATGCTGCCGGACACGCCGGACGTTCGGCTGGTAGCGCTGGGCGTGGAAGGCATTATCGAAGGGATCGCGCCGGGCGGCATCGTGATCGACATGAGCTCGATCAACTCGAACGCGGCCGTGGAGATCGCGGGGAAGTTCGCCGAGCGAGGGGTCTCCTTCCTGGATGCGCCGGTGAGCGGAGGCGAGATCGGCGCCGTGGAAGGGACGCTGGCGATTATGGTCGGCGGTAACGAGAGCGTGTTCGCGGCCTGCGAGCCCTTGTTGCGCTCGATGGGCAAGACCGTTACCCGGGTCGGGGGCGTCGGCGCGGGCAACACGGTGAAGCTTATGAACCAAATCATGGTCGCGATCCACCTGGCCGCCTTATCGGAGGCGTTCGCCTTCGGGAAGAAGGCGGGGATCGATCCGAATGTGGCATATCAAGCGATTAGGGGTGGTTTGGCCGCAAGCCGGGTCATGGACACGAAGATCGCGAACATCGAGAAGGAGCGGTATGAGCCGGGGTTCCGGATCAAGCTGCATGCGAAGGATCTTCGCAACGCGATGGCGGTCGGCGAGGCGGCCGGGGCGGCATTGCCCTTCGCGGAGCAGGTGTTGGACTTATTCGCCGAGCTGGCCGAGCAGGGCTTCGCGGAGGAAGACCACAGCGCCTTGCATCGCTTATTTCGGTAA
- a CDS encoding alpha-amylase family protein: MTRWWQEKPMRLIQTNLREIDAALDVGELVDSLQQYSANVLLFNAGGIVANYETKLPFHYKNPNLRNDFLGEVVEAAHRAGIKLIARFDFSRLNEQIALQHPEWLYKSVKGDIVNYNGQVHTCLNGAYQQERSIDILRECAGNYPIDGVFINMHGYVTSDYSYNYHGICQCGNCRDRFRQMFGHERLPIVEDGNDPVFRDYQKFREETVAELFVRRSQAVKRINENIAICNYTPEGTDIFRKESNTGIDRPLPEFNYASSYHVKTVHGSWPGMAVSNSAVHFVDFAMRHSAVSPHLTAVRLAEDLVQGGWLDFYVIGTLTNQDDRLVLDSVKELYRFHAEHEEQYRGIEAVADLCLVEPHRSAMFGSIKEFRGLFRILSERHLLFDVVQDSVLEGERALETLRKYKAVVLPDVRAMSPEAVSALDNYVRSGGKLLATGFSSTCDRKGNPLDRFQLESLGVAGIQARRPRSQGDYFAFLPGDKERLNGFESVDVVYLSGEMLCCEPKATSTAYLGLIDQCMFGPPEKCYYTEVSSVPGVIRQGFGKGGTVAIPWGVGAHYERLSNHGHSLLVASALRDLLQLESSIEVEASPLLEVSAHRGRDGTRDLVHVVNHSGQLGTAFHAPLPVRNVACTFAAARKPTGVRALRSAADLPFTWSDDRVSFTIPEVRLFETVVIRY, translated from the coding sequence ATGACGAGATGGTGGCAGGAGAAGCCGATGCGGCTCATCCAGACGAACCTGCGGGAAATCGACGCTGCCCTTGACGTAGGGGAGCTGGTGGACAGCTTGCAGCAATACTCGGCGAACGTGCTGTTGTTTAACGCCGGGGGGATCGTGGCCAATTACGAGACGAAGCTTCCGTTCCATTATAAAAATCCGAATTTAAGGAATGACTTCTTGGGAGAAGTTGTCGAGGCCGCGCATCGAGCGGGCATCAAGCTCATCGCCCGTTTCGATTTCAGCCGGCTGAACGAACAGATTGCATTGCAGCACCCAGAGTGGCTCTACAAGAGCGTGAAGGGCGATATCGTCAACTATAACGGGCAGGTGCATACCTGCTTGAACGGCGCGTATCAGCAGGAGCGATCGATCGATATCTTAAGGGAATGCGCGGGCAATTATCCGATCGACGGCGTCTTCATCAATATGCACGGCTACGTCACGAGCGATTACAGCTATAATTACCATGGCATCTGCCAGTGCGGCAACTGCCGCGACAGGTTCCGGCAGATGTTCGGGCATGAGCGGCTGCCGATCGTCGAGGACGGGAATGATCCCGTCTTCCGCGATTATCAGAAGTTTCGCGAGGAAACCGTGGCCGAACTGTTCGTTCGCCGCTCGCAAGCGGTGAAGCGAATCAACGAGAATATCGCGATTTGCAACTATACGCCGGAAGGCACGGACATTTTCCGCAAGGAGTCCAATACCGGCATCGATCGCCCTCTGCCCGAATTCAATTACGCTTCCAGCTATCACGTCAAGACGGTGCACGGCTCCTGGCCCGGCATGGCCGTCAGCAACTCCGCCGTGCACTTCGTCGATTTCGCGATGCGGCATTCCGCCGTGTCTCCGCACCTGACGGCGGTTCGCTTGGCCGAAGATCTCGTGCAGGGCGGCTGGCTCGACTTCTACGTCATCGGGACGCTGACGAACCAGGACGATCGCCTCGTCCTCGACAGCGTGAAAGAGCTGTACCGTTTCCATGCCGAACATGAGGAACAATATAGGGGAATCGAGGCGGTGGCCGACCTATGCCTCGTCGAGCCGCATCGCAGCGCAATGTTCGGCAGCATCAAGGAGTTCAGGGGCTTGTTCCGCATCCTCTCCGAAAGGCATCTGCTGTTCGATGTCGTGCAGGACAGCGTGCTTGAGGGGGAACGGGCGCTGGAGACCCTTCGGAAATATAAGGCGGTCGTCTTACCTGACGTAAGAGCGATGAGCCCGGAAGCCGTCTCCGCCCTGGACAATTACGTCCGGTCCGGCGGGAAGCTGCTGGCGACGGGCTTCTCGTCGACTTGCGACCGAAAGGGCAACCCGTTGGACCGGTTTCAGTTGGAGAGTCTGGGCGTTGCCGGCATACAAGCGCGACGGCCGCGGTCGCAGGGGGACTACTTCGCCTTCTTGCCGGGGGATAAAGAGCGGCTAAACGGGTTCGAGTCGGTCGATGTCGTGTACTTATCGGGAGAGATGCTCTGCTGCGAGCCTAAGGCGACCTCCACCGCTTACCTGGGATTGATCGATCAGTGCATGTTCGGCCCCCCGGAAAAGTGCTATTACACCGAGGTCAGCTCGGTTCCCGGCGTCATTCGTCAGGGATTCGGCAAAGGCGGAACCGTTGCGATCCCATGGGGCGTCGGGGCACACTACGAGCGGCTGAGCAACCATGGGCATTCGCTGCTCGTCGCCTCCGCGCTGCGCGACTTGCTGCAGTTGGAGTCTTCGATCGAGGTCGAGGCTTCGCCCCTGCTCGAGGTGTCGGCGCATCGCGGGCGGGACGGAACGCGGGATCTTGTCCACGTCGTGAACCACAGCGGCCAACTCGGAACGGCATTCCATGCTCCGCTGCCCGTTCGCAACGTAGCGTGCACGTTCGCTGCGGCTCGGAAGCCGACGGGGGTTCGCGCCTTGCGGAGCGCAGCCGATTTGCCCTTCACGTGGTCGGATGACCGCGTCTCGTTTACCATTCCGGAGGTCCGACTCTTCGAAACGGTTGTTATCCGCTATTAA
- a CDS encoding GyrI-like domain-containing protein — MEAREIRLPAFTVIGYQIEANLDELEAGLGKQAYNLLISSKDEIPHKKNENVILMQIYPMKPGFSPRVDRFTQIFGYETASTDDVPSGMIHHTVSEGKYVTYTHRGLESELGKSYDYVYGKWMRETNNEPKGFDFEIWDQRYQPDSPENEIDLFVAIR; from the coding sequence ATGGAAGCAAGAGAAATTCGGTTGCCTGCGTTTACTGTTATTGGATACCAAATTGAAGCTAACCTCGATGAGCTTGAAGCAGGATTAGGGAAACAAGCTTATAATTTGTTAATTTCGAGTAAGGATGAAATCCCTCACAAAAAAAATGAGAACGTTATATTGATGCAGATTTATCCTATGAAGCCTGGTTTTAGTCCGCGAGTTGACCGGTTTACTCAAATATTCGGCTATGAAACAGCTAGTACAGATGATGTTCCGTCGGGGATGATTCATCATACCGTTTCAGAAGGCAAGTATGTTACATACACTCACAGAGGATTGGAATCCGAGTTGGGCAAATCCTACGATTATGTATATGGGAAGTGGATGAGAGAAACGAATAACGAACCCAAAGGATTTGACTTTGAAATCTGGGATCAGAGGTATCAACCCGATAGTCCAGAGAATGAAATTGATTTGTTTGTAGCAATAAGGTAA
- a CDS encoding zinc ribbon domain-containing protein: MHEVLLDDQGNVVFGDVTEHVEEAESAEPDLESLIHERYKCVKCGNDECEIKEVAMTGTGLSKIFDVQYNHYLFVSCMRCSYVEVYNPNILAKGARGSLGTVMDILFGN; this comes from the coding sequence ATGCATGAAGTACTGCTTGATGATCAAGGAAACGTCGTCTTTGGGGACGTTACGGAGCATGTAGAAGAAGCGGAAAGCGCGGAACCGGATCTTGAATCTCTAATCCACGAGCGGTATAAGTGCGTAAAATGCGGGAATGACGAATGCGAGATCAAAGAAGTGGCGATGACCGGTACGGGCTTAAGCAAAATTTTCGATGTTCAGTACAATCATTATTTATTTGTGTCTTGCATGAGATGCAGTTACGTAGAGGTTTATAACCCTAATATATTAGCTAAAGGGGCGAGAGGATCGCTCGGTACGGTGATGGATATCCTCTTTGGTAATTAG